The following is a genomic window from Streptomyces sp. NBC_01381.
CGCTCACGGGGGGAGCGGGCGCAGGCCCCTTTCCCGGCTTCTCCTGGCCGGCTTCATCGGCCGAGCAGCGGGCGACCCGCACCAGAGACATCGCCGCCGAGCCGCTGGTGGCCGGCACCTCGCCCTCCAGCACGGCCCTCGCGAGGTCGACCGTGACCGTGCTCGCGAACTCCGGCACCGCCACCTCGGTGATCTTCTCGGCGGTGACCATCACATCGAGGGCGGTACCGACTCCGCGGCCCGCCTCGACGAGCAGGGCGAGGCGACGCTGGGCCCGGTAGCGATCGGTGATGTCGAACGCGTCCTCGCACACTCCAAAGACATGTCCGGCGGCGTCCTGGAGCCGATAGTAGGCGCAGGACCAGAGGTGGTCCGTCTCCGGGTCAGTGGGCGGCTTGCCCTGGAAGTGCAGGTCCAGAAAGGGCTCTCCGGTGTCCAGGACGTGACGCATGACCGTGTCGAGGGTGGGCGGATGCCCCTTGCTCACGAATTTTCCCTCGGAGTACAGCTCATCGGCCCGAGAGCCGCGGAAATCTGCGAGCGGTCGCCCCATCTCCTGTTCGTACGCCGAGTTGCACCAGGTCAGGCGCAGGTTGGTGTCGTAGATGGCCAGGCCTACGGGGGACTGGGTGGCAAGGCCGTGCAAGAGGGACTGCCGGGCTTCCCAGATCCGCAGATCCTCCAGCTCCGTCGCCACGACGACGCGCAACGCCGTGTCGGCGCCCGCCAGCGGACACACCGCGGTGGCGACGGTCAGTTCACGCCCGTCCCGGTGCCGGGCGACGCGGATCTCGTTCCCCCGGAACAGGGGAGGGGGCGGGAGAACGGCGACCGCCTGGCCGGGTGGCAGGAGAGTGGCCACGGGCCTACCGAGGATCTCCTGCGCCTTGTAACCGAGGAGCCGCTCCGCCGCGGGGCTCCATCCGATGACCGTGTCCTGGGCGTCGACGACCGCCGTGGCTGCCCTGTTGACGTCGAGGGGGCCACGAAAGTCGGAGCTCTGCTCCGCGTTCCATGCAGTCATCGCGCCACACCAGCCCCGTTCATCCCCTACAGAATCCGCCGTCCCCGGGGCGGGCACAACCGCTGTACGCCCACCCAACGGAATCCTGCGGCCGCCGTCACCCGCGTCAGGGCGCGACGTGCGCCCGGGACAGCAGGAGCAGACTGTGCGCCCCTACGGCGATCTCGCTGTCCGCCTTGTGTTCGCTCTCGTCCGAAAGGCCTCGCGGGTCCGAGGTGTCGATCCGTGTGGTCCAGCGTTCGCCGTACGCGGTGCCCGGCAGCTGGAAGACGATCGGCTCCCGGTAGCTGTTCAGGAGCAACAGGAAGGACGTGTCCACCACAGGTCTGCCGCACGCGTCGGGTTCCGTGATCGCGTCACCGTTGAGGAAGACGCCGATGGCGTGGGCGTCGGGCCGCTGCCAGTCCTGCCGCGTCATCTCGTGTGCGTCGGGCCTGAACCACACCAGGTCCGGCAGCGGCCGGGCCTCGTGGGTCGTCGTGTCACCAAGGTCACCAAGGTCACCAAGGTCACCAAGGTCACCAAGGAAGAAGTGGCGTCTTCGCAGCACCGGGTGCTCGGCCCGCAGCGCGATCGCCCGCTGGGTGAAGGCGAGCAGATCACGCCGGTCCTCGTCGAGATCCCAGTCGACCCAGGAGATCTCGCTGTCCTGGCAGTAGGCGTTGTTGTTGCCCAGTTGGCTGCGGCCCATCTCGTCGCCGTGGGCGATCATCGGAATCCCCTGCGACAGCATGAGCGTGGCGAGGAAGTTGCGCTGCTGGCGCGCACGGAGCTCCAGGACGCCCTCATCGGCCGTCGGCCCCTCGACGCCGCAGTTCCAGGAGCGGTTCGCGTTCTCGCCGTCCCGGTTGCCCTCGCCGTTGCCCTCGTTGTGCTTGTCGTCGTACGAGACCAGATCACGCAGCGTGAAGCCGTCGTGCGCGGTGACGAAGTTGACGCTTGCCCGCGGACGGCGACGGTCGTGCTGGTAGAGGTCGGACGACCCGGTCAGCCGGGAGGCGAACTCGGCGAGGGAGTTGTCCGCGCCGCGCCAGAAGTCCCGTACCGCGTCGCGGTACTTGCCGTTCCACTCCGACCAGAGCGGCGGGAAGTTGCCGACCTGATAGCCGCCCTCGCCGACGTCCCAGGGCTCGGCGATGAGTTTGACGCGTCCGACCACCGGGTCCTGCTGGACCAGGTCGAAGAACGCGGAAAGCCGGTCCACGTCGTGGAACTGCCGGGCGAGCGTGGCGGCCAGATCGAAACGGAACCCGTCCACGTGCATCTCGGTGACCCAGTAGCGCAGCGAGTCCATGATCAGTTGCAGGACGCTGGGGTGCCGCATCAGCAGGCTGTTGCCCGTGCCGGTGGTGTCGAAGTAGTGCGCCGGATCG
Proteins encoded in this region:
- the glgX gene encoding glycogen debranching protein GlgX; the protein is MRTWIGHPFPLGATYDGEGTNFALFSEVADRVDLVLVHEDGTHESVSVTEVDGFVWHCYLPGVGPGQRYGYRVHGPWEPATGHRCNPAKLLLDPYARAFEGEVDNDAALYEHAARGPEPADSAAHTMLSVVTDPSFPWEGDVLPRRPYAQTVIYETHVRGLTHRHPGVPAELRGTYGGLATEPVIDHLLSLGVTAVELMPVHQYVQDGFLRDRGLSNYWGYTSIGFFAPHNTYAAHSSRGQQVTEFKSMVKKLHTAGLEVILDVVYNHTAEGNENGPTLAFRGIDNASYYRLAESDPAHYFDTTGTGNSLLMRHPSVLQLIMDSLRYWVTEMHVDGFRFDLAATLARQFHDVDRLSAFFDLVQQDPVVGRVKLIAEPWDVGEGGYQVGNFPPLWSEWNGKYRDAVRDFWRGADNSLAEFASRLTGSSDLYQHDRRRPRASVNFVTAHDGFTLRDLVSYDDKHNEGNGEGNRDGENANRSWNCGVEGPTADEGVLELRARQQRNFLATLMLSQGIPMIAHGDEMGRSQLGNNNAYCQDSEISWVDWDLDEDRRDLLAFTQRAIALRAEHPVLRRRHFFLGDLGDLGDLGDLGDTTTHEARPLPDLVWFRPDAHEMTRQDWQRPDAHAIGVFLNGDAITEPDACGRPVVDTSFLLLLNSYREPIVFQLPGTAYGERWTTRIDTSDPRGLSDESEHKADSEIAVGAHSLLLLSRAHVAP